Proteins from a single region of Rhea pennata isolate bPtePen1 chromosome 4, bPtePen1.pri, whole genome shotgun sequence:
- the NPY5R gene encoding neuropeptide Y receptor type 5, whose product MDLGFKDRNNRTLAKNTSATTKSFSAWEDYKSSVDDIQYFLIGLYTFISLAGFMGNLFILMALMKRQQKTTVNILIGNLAFSDILVVLFCSPFTLTSVLLDQWMFGTLMCHVMPFLQCASVLVSTLMLMSIAVVRYCMIKHPLSNNLTAKQGYILIANIWALGCAICSPLPIFHKVVDLSETLNLEALAGRFLCIESWPSDSYRIAFTIALLFMQYILPLVCLTASHTSVCRSIGSRLSNMENKSEENEMINLTIHPSKSTGTQVQPSSHSRWSYAFTRKHHRRYSKKTSSVMPATLRHHQDTNFRELPESSCTEKSQLSSSSKFIPGVPICFEMKPKENAEIQDVITISRSIIRIKTRSRRVFCRLTVLILAFAFSWMPLHLFHIVTDFNANLISNRHFKLVYCICHLLGMMSCCLNPILYGFLNNSIKADLLSLIPCSQIS is encoded by the coding sequence ATGGATTTAGGATTCAAAGACCGTAACAACAGGACACTTGCCAAGAACACTTCTGCTACTACAAAGAGTTTTTCTGCCTGGGAGGATTATAAGAGTAGTGTTGATGACATACAGTACTTTCTTATTGGGCTGTACACATTTATAAGTCTGGCCGGCTTTATGGGAAATCTGTTTATACTAATGGCTTTGATGAAACGCCAGCAGAAGACAACAGTAAATATTCTTATTGGTAACTTGGCCTTTTCTGACATCTTGGTTGTGCTGTTTTGTTCACCTTTCACACTGACGTCTGTCCTGCTTGACCAGTGGATGTTTGGCACTCTTATGTGCCACGTAATGCCCTTCCTCCAATGTGCATCCGTTCTAGTTTCCACTTTAATGTTGATGTCTATCGCTGTAGTCCGATACTGTATGATAAAACATCCCCTTTCTAACAATTTAACAGCAAAACAAGGCTATATCTTAATAGCAAACATTTGGGCCCTTGGCTGTGCCATTTGCTCCCCTCTGCCAATTTTCCACAAAGTTGTAGATCTCAGTGAAACTCTGAATTTAGAGGCACTAGCAGGCAGGTTTTTGTGCATTGAGTCATGGCCTTCTGATTCCTACAGAATTGCCTTCACAATAGCCTTGTTATTCATGCAATATATATTGCCTTTGGTATGTTTAACTGCTAGCCATACCAGCGTCTGCAGGAGCATAGGGTCCAGGCTGTCaaacatggaaaacaaatctgaagaaaatgagatgataAACCTAACCATTCATCCATCTAAGAGCACTGGCACTCAGGTGCAGCCCTCCAGCCATTCCAGATGGAGTTATGCATTTACCAGAAAGCACCACAGAAGATACAGCAAAAAGACTTCGAGTGTGATGCCAGCTACCTTAAGGCATCATCAGGATACCAATTTCAGAGAACTCCCAGAAAgctcttgcacagaaaaaagcCAGCTGTCTTCGTCCAGTAAGTTCATCCCAGGGGTACCTATCTGTTTTGAGAtgaaaccaaaagaaaatgcGGAGATCCAGGACGTGATTACAATATCCCGATCCATCATCAGAATTAAGACAAGATCTAGGAGAGTTTTCTGCAGACTGACAGTGTTGATCTtagcttttgctttcagttgGATGCCTCTTCACCTTTTTCACATTGTAACTGATTTTAATGCCAATCTCATTTCTAATAGACATTTTAAATTAGTATATTGTATATGTCATTTACTGGGTATGATGTCCTGCTGCTTGAATCCCATCCTATATGGGTTTCTAAACAACAGCATAAAAGCTGATTTATTGTCCCTTATTCCATGCAGCCAAATATCATGA